The Ralstonia pickettii DTP0602 genome segment GATCGAGGCCAACCTGAACAAGGACCAGATCCTCGAGCTGTACATGAACCAGATCTACCTGGGGCAGCGCGCCTACGGCTTTGACAGCGCCGCGCGCGTGTACTTCGGCAAGTCGGTGCGCGAGGTGACGCCGGCCGAGGCCGCCATGCTGGCCGGCCTGCCCAAGGCGCCGTCGGCCTACAACCCGGTGGTCAACCCGCGCCGCGCCAAGGTGCGCCAGGAATACATCCTGCAGCGCATGCGCGACCTGCGCTACATCACGCCCGAGCAGTACGACGAGGCCGTGCGCTCAGAGCTGAAGGTGCGCACCGAGGGCAACGAGTTCTCCACCCACGCCGAGTACGTCGCGGAAATCGTGCGCCAGCTGATGTACGCGCAGTACCGTGAAGAGACCTACACGCGCGGCCTGACGGTCTACACCACGCTGACCAAGCCCGACCAGGACGCCGCCTACGAGTCCGTGCGCAGCGGCATCATGAACTACGAGCGCAAGCACGGCTACCGCGGCCCCGAGGCCTTTATCGACCTGCCTTCCGATCCGGCCGAGCGCGAGCAGGCCATTGACGATGCGCTGGTCGAGCACCCGGGCAGCGGCGACCTGCGCTCGGCCGTGGTCACCAGCGTGTCGGGCAAGCAAGTGAAGGCGACGCTGCTGTCCGGCGAGGTGGCGACTATCGAAGGCTCGGCGCTGCGCTTTATCTCGCCGTCGCTGTCGGCCAACGCGCAGCCGAAGATGAAGATGCGCCCGGGCGCGATCATCCGCGTGACCCAGGATGAGAAAGGCAACTGGTCGGTCACGCAGCTGCCGGAAGTGTCCGCCGCGTTCGTGTCGATCAATCCGCAGGACGGCGAAATCCGTTCGATGGTGGGCGGCTTCGACTTCAACCGCAACAAGTTCAACCACGTGACCCAGGCCTGGCGCCAGCCGGGCTCCAGCTTCAAGCCGTTCATCTACTCGGCGGCGCTGGAAAAGGGGTTCTCGCCTGCCACGGTGATCAACGACGCGCCGCTGACGATCGGCCCTGATACCGGCGGCCAGGTGTGGGAGCCGAAGAACTATGACGGCCGCTTCGAAGGCCCGATGACCATGCGCCGCGCGCTGGCCAAGTCCAAGAACCTGGTCTCGGTGCGGATCCTGCGCGCGATCGGCACGCAGTACGCGCAGGACTACATCACGCGCTTCGGCTTCGAGGCCGACAAGCACCCCGCCTACCTGCCGATGGCGCTGGGCTCGGGCGCCGTGACGCCGCTGCAGATGGCGGGCGCGTACTCGGTGTTCGCCAACGGCGGCTACCGCGTCAACCCGTACCTGATCCAGAAGGTGGTGGACGCGCGCGGCAACGTGATCTCCGAAACCCATCCGCAGCGCGCCGGCAGCGACGCGGTGCGCGTGCTGGACGCGCGCACGGCCTTTATCGCCGACACCATGCTGCGCGACGTGGTGCGCTACGGCACCGCCAACAGCGCCAAGCAGCGCCTGGGCCGCAATGACCTGGCCGGCAAGACCGGCACCACCAACGACGCGGTCGATGCCTGGTTCGCCGGCTACACGCCGAACCTGGTGGCGATCGCCTGGATGGGCTACGACCAGCCCAAGAGCCTGGGCGTGCGCGAAACCGGTGGCGGCCTGGCGCTGCCGATCTGGGTCGGCTACATGAGCAAGGCGCTCAAGGGCGTGCCGGAATCGCCCGAGCGGCCGGCGCCGGAAGGCGTGCTGATGGTGGGCGGCGACTGGACCTTCGAGGAGAACGCCGGCGGCGCCGGGGTGGCTTCGGTGGGCCTGGGCGATCCGTGGCCGGGCAAGCCGGAGGAGTCGACCACCCCGCAGGCCGATACGGAGCAGGAGAAGCGGAAGATCCTGGAGATGTTTGGCGGGGCGTGATGGCTGCCGCCAGACAGCAGAAAGCCGGCCACGTGGCCTAGGCGGTCGCTTAAAGTGTTGATGTAATTCTCAATGGCCATCTCTGGACTAGCAGAGATGGCCATTCTCTTAGGCAAAATTTCTTCCACAAGAGAACACGGCGACAAAACGCAGTTTTCACTGCGCCGCTCGAGGTCCTAGAGGTCTCGAGCTGAAAACCACACTTCTATCCCGTTGGCAATGACGCCACATCAGGCTCGCAGACGGTCTGCGGGGAAGGGGTTTCGACCTGGCAGAGGAACCAATTGCGGAGGTTTTCACCCCATCGCTTCCGGTTCTTGCCTAGAGCCCGAGCGACATCTCTCCATTGAGCCCCTGCCAGGGCCGTCTTGCTCTGCTTCGGGGTGGCTGGCAGGTGCGAAAAGACGAGTCGCTCGTTGTGCCTCTTGACGAAGCACTGGGCACCCACTGTCTTCCAGGGGATACCGTACAAAGCTTGCCGGCCCAACCAAAGAGAGGCGGACTCATCCGCGCCGATTCGATTGGGACGGCCATATTTGGTGAAGCCTCCGACCGAACTGTACGAAGGGTTCACCAAATAGAGCCGAACATGAGCTTTTTCACAGGCACGGGTCATCAGCTCTGCGAACTGTGAGCTTGCAAACGAGCTTAGCATCTCGTTGTATCGCTTGTTGACGCCGCCGGCGCGCAAGCCGGCCTTCTTCGTCGCGAAATCCAGGTTCTCGATGGCCACTGCGAGGCCTAGGCGCTTGCCCAGGCGGGCAAGCTCTGCAACGGTTGTTCCGATGACTTGCTTGCGTACAGCGTCGGAAAGGCCTTTTAGGTCCCAGCCGAGAAAGCCGCTCTGCGGATGACCCTCCCGCAACCGGTTCCCATCGGGCTTCACCACAGCCCAGGCAACGCCCCGGGCATTCAAATCCAGTCCAAGGACACCAGCCTCTCTAGTGCGAGCGGTCTCTGGGTTGAAACCGGTGGGAACGTCAACGCTCGCTTGCAGATACCAAATGCGCTCGCCGGCCGGTGATAGCCTTTGCAAGAGCCGCATTGTGACAGGCCGCTTTCCAAACGCGTCAATCAGCGCTGCGCGGGCCGCGCCCCGATGCGAGGCAAAGTCGACCCCGTCAATCACAATGAATCGGCATTTCATGCGAAGGGGCATCACCTTTTGCGGCCCTCCGCTGCGAGGAATGCCCAAAGCGTCCATGCGTTCATGCGCAAGCTTGTCCGTCAACCGGACGCGCAACTGGTTGGTATCCGGCAGCCACTGTAGTTCGCTATTGCCGCTGGGCTTAGCCGTATGTCCTATCGACCAGACCTGACCGTTTCGGGCTGTGTCCCAGGCCTCGTGCCAATCCTCGACAGAGGCGAATGGAGTGGTCTCGGTGTTGTGTTCGCCGGGCCGCTGCTGAAGCAGCTTCTTCGAGCCAAAACAGAGACTGTAGCGGCCTTCATCAATAGCTTTAAGCAGCGCGGACAGCTTGCCGCGCTTGGCAGTAAGAACGCGTTCTTTTTGTGCAACCCAGTTGCGGCAAAATTCGAGTTCGGTATCGACTTCCCGTAGGCGGGCTAGCGTCGTAAGGTAGCGGTTTGAACGGGCTTTCCCCGGCTTCGGTGCTACTTTATCGCGTTGAGCGCGTAGCTTGGCTTGCCGTTTTGACAGGGCCTGAATTTTCTTGCCTTTGTCGGCTAGTGCGCATTCGTCGCTGAATGGCCAGCTCAAGCTGACCTCGTTCGTACTTTTTGAGTTCGACCAAGCCTGCATGGCGCATTTCAGCTTGCCTCAGCATGGAATCGACTTGATGCGAGGTAAAGCCTTCCCTCGTTAAGGTGGCGTAGGCGGTCGTTCGAGTGAGGTTTTGTCGATACAGAAGACTCCAAGCCTTACGCGCGCCCCACGACCAGCGTTCCGAGTTAGCCGCCAACAAGGCGGCTAACTCGGGGGTCAGATTGAGGCGGGCTTCAAAGGTGTGGAGCAAAGGCCTACCTAGAGCACTGTATGGATATACAGCACTCTATGCTTCTCTCGTTACCCCCGTCAACACTTTAAGCGACCCCCCTTGCCACGTGGTTCTTTCCATCGCGCGGTGCAGTTCAGCCCAGCTTGAGGGCCGTGCCCGCCTGCTCGCTCAGGTAGCCCGACAGCGCCGCATAGAGTTCGCCGCCATTGCGCGTATCGACCCAACGCTCGCCGTCGCGGCGGAAGTGGAAGCCGCCGGCGCGCGCTGCCACCCACAGTTCCTGCATCGGTGCCTGGCTGTTGATGATGATCTTGGTGCCGTTCTCGAACTCCAGCTCCATCACGTTGCCGGTGCGGCTGATTTCGATATCGGCGCCGGCCGCGTCGGCGGCCGCCTCGACCGCGGCTTCGATGCGGTCCAGCTCCTGCGTGGCCAGGGCCAGGAACTCGCTTTCGCTCAAGGGGGGCATGCTAAACTCCGAGACCGCCGTTGCCGCCGCTGCCCGGACCGGGCGTACGTGGCGCGAACGGCGTTTTTTGTTAAGAAGTACTTGTAGAGAATTCTGCGGATGCCTCGGCCGCTGCGTCGGGCAATCCAATGCCTTGCCAACAGCCTAAAGGACGACCCGATGCTACGTCGTGTTGCGATTGTATCGGCGTTTGCCGCCACCCTTGCGATGCCCCTTCTGGGCGGATGCGGCATCCGCGGGCCGCTGACCATGCCCAAAGTGCCACCCGAGCCGACCGCGCCGACCGCGCCCGATCCTGGCCTGGGCCGTGCGGACGCCGTGCCGGCTGCACCGGCCACGCCTGCCGCGCAGCCCGCATCGTCCCCCGCCGCCCCCACCACCCGATAACCATGACCGCATTTTTCCATCGCCAGGACGGCGCGCTTGCCGTCGAGCAGGTGCCGCTGGCGCGTATCGCCGCTGAATTCGGTACGCCCACCTACGTGTATTCGCGTGCCGCGCTGACCGCCGCCTACCAGGCCTACGCCGCCGCCTGCAAGGGCCGCAACGCGCAGGTGCAGTACGCCATGAAGGCGAACTCCAACCTGGCCGTGCTGCAGGTGTTCGCCAAGCTGGGCGCGGGCTTCGACATCGTCTCGGGCGGCGAACTCAAGCGCGTGCTGGCCGCCGGCGGCGACGCGCGCAAGGTGGTGTTCTCCGGCGTGGGCAAGAGCGCGGCGGAAATGGAGCTGGCGCTGGCGCACGACGTGCGCTGCTTCAACGTGGAGTCGATCCCCGAGCTGGACCGCCTGAATGAAGTGGCCGGCCGCGTGGGCAAGCGTGCACGCGTTTCGCTGCGCATCAACCCGGACGTCGACGCCAAGACCCATCCGTATATCTCCACCGGCCTGAAAGGCAACAAGTTCGGCATCGCCTTCGAGGACGTGCTGCCGACCTACCGCGCCGCGGCCGCGCTGCCGCACCTGGAAGTGACCGGCATCGACTGCCATATCGGCTCGCAGATCACTGAGGTCGAGCCCTACCTGGAAGCGCTGGACAAGGTGCTGGACGTGGTCGAGGCGCTCGAGCGAGAAGGCATCCGCCTGGAACACATCGACGTGGGTGGCGGCCTCGGCATCACCTATACCGACGAAACCCCGCCGGACATCACCGGCTTTGCCACTACGCTGCTGGAGCGCGTGGCCGCGCGTGGCCATGGCCACCGCGAGGTGCTGTTCGAGCCGGGCCGCTCGCTGGTAGGCAACGCCGGCGTGCTGCTGACGCAGGTGGAGTTCCTGAAGCCCGGCGCGGCCAAGAATTTCTGCATCGTCGATGCCGCCATGAACGACCTGGCGCGTCCTGCCATGTACGAGGCCTATCACCGCATCGAGCCGGTGGCGCTGCGCGACGCGCAGCCGGTGACCTACGACATCGTTGGCCCGGTGTGCGAGTCGGGCGACTGGCTCGGCCGCGACCGCGCGCTGGCGCTGGAACCGGGCGACCTGCTGGCGGTGATGTCGGCCGGCGCCTACGGCTTCACCATGAGCTCCAACTACAACACCCGTCCGCGCGCCGCCGAAGTGATGGTGGACGGTGCCAACGTGCACCTGGTACGCGAGCGCGAACTGGTCGAGGACCTGTTCCGCGACGAGCGCCTGCTGCAGGACTGATCCCCTGGCGCAGCCCGCCTACGCGGCGGGCTGCCGCGCCCCACTGGCCGGCGTGCGCGCCCGCCACCACACCCGCATCCCCAGCAGGACAAACACCACCGCGGCATAGATCGACACTTCACTGAAGTCGTTCTTGCCCGCCTTGTGCCACCAGTAGTGCAGGATCGCCAGCACGGCGATCGCATAAACCAGCCGGTGCAACGCCTGCCAGCGCTTGCCGCCCAGGCGCCGCACCATGCCGTTGGTCGAGGTCAGCGCCAGCGGGATCATCAGCACGAAGGCGCTGAAGCCCATCGTGATAAAGGGCCGCTTGTACACGTCCTTGACCATGTAGGCGAGGTCAAACCCGCGGTCCACGCCGATCCACAGCAGGAAGTGCTGCAGCCCGTAGAAGAACGCAAACAGACCCAGCATGCGCCGCAGCCTGATCAGCCAGTTCCAGCCCGTGAGCCGGCGCAGCGGCGTGATGGTCAGCGTCAGGCACAGCATAACCAGCGTCCAGGTGCCGGTCGAACGCGTGACGAATTCGAGCGGGTTGGCACCGTACTGCTCGGTGGCGCCCAGGTACAGCAGCCGCACGAACGGCAGCAGCGCCAGCAGCCAGACCGCGATCTTGACCGCACGCACGCGCTGCGGCGTAAGCGCGGCCAGGCGTGCGAGGCCGCCCGGTTTGCGTGCGGCCGCAGTGGCCGCGCCTGTGGAGAGAAGAGCCATGCGTTGCCTTGCCTCAGAAGAACTTCTTCAGGTCCATGCCCTGGTACAGCGCGGCCACTTGCTGGCCGTACCCGTTGAACGGCAGGGTCTTGCGCTTGGGCGCGAACAGCGCGCCAAAGCCGCTGCCGCGGTCCTCGCCGATGCGGCGCTCGGTGGCCTGGCTCCAGCGCGGGTGGTCCACGTCCGGGTTCACGTTCGAGTAGAAGCCATACTCCTGCGGAGCGGCCAGGTTCCAGCTGGTCGGCGGCTGCTTGTCGACAAAGCGGATCTTCACGATCGACTTGGCGCTCTTGAAGCCGTACTTCCACGGCACCACCATGCGCACCGGCGCGCCGTTCTGGTTGGGCAGCACCTCGCCGTACAGGCCGAAGGTCAGCAGCGCCAGCGGGTGCATGGCCTCGTCCATGCGCAGGCCCTCGCTGTAGGGCCAGTCGAGCACGCCGCTGCTGACGCCGGGCATCTGCTTCTTGTCGGCCAGCGTGATGAACTGCACGTACCTGGCACCGGGCAGGGGCTCGACGCGCCGGATCAGCTCGGCCAGCGGATAGCCGGTCCACGGGATCACCATCGACCAGCCCTCCACGCAACGCAGGCGATAGACGCGCTCTTCCAGCGCGGCAAGCTTCATCAGCTCGTCCAGATCATAGACCTTGGGCTTCTTCACCAGCCCCTCCACCGAGACCTGCCAGGGGCGCGGGCGCAGCGTGCCGGCGTTGCGCGCCGGGTCGGACTTGTCGGTGCCGAACTCGTAGAAGTTGTTGTAGGTGGTCACGTCCTCGTAAGGCGTGCGCTTTTCCGTGATGACGTAGGTGTTGTTAGCGGTAGCGGGCAGCTTGGGGCCGTGGCGCCCGGCCTGCGCGTGCGCTTCGCGCATCAGCCAGGGCGCCAGTGCCGAGCCGGCGGCCCCGGCCGCGGCCAGGCCGAGCAGGCGGCGGCGCGAGGCAAAGACATCGCGGGGCGTGATCTCGCTGCCGGCAATATCTTCGCCACGCAGCCACTTGGGGGACGGAATCAGCATGTTGTGCCTCGTTGCGCATACGGGCGCGCGCACCATGCGCTGGCTCGTATGCAGGTTTTGACCAGCCGCGCGGGCCGATAGTGCTGGCCCGG includes the following:
- a CDS encoding penicillin-binding protein 1A (K05366: mrcA; penicillin-binding protein 1A [EC:2.4.1.- 3.4.-.-]); this encodes MATAQHKPSHPARRSIWARLMFGAVGLLVAGAVVIALLLGYALLVAAPNLPSLDTITDYRPKIPLRIYTADNVLIGEFGEERRNFVPIAEIPDVMKKAVLAIEDDRFYEHGGVDFVGVMRAGLANLRGGLSQGASTITMQVARNFFLSSEKTYTRKIYEMLLAYKIEANLNKDQILELYMNQIYLGQRAYGFDSAARVYFGKSVREVTPAEAAMLAGLPKAPSAYNPVVNPRRAKVRQEYILQRMRDLRYITPEQYDEAVRSELKVRTEGNEFSTHAEYVAEIVRQLMYAQYREETYTRGLTVYTTLTKPDQDAAYESVRSGIMNYERKHGYRGPEAFIDLPSDPAEREQAIDDALVEHPGSGDLRSAVVTSVSGKQVKATLLSGEVATIEGSALRFISPSLSANAQPKMKMRPGAIIRVTQDEKGNWSVTQLPEVSAAFVSINPQDGEIRSMVGGFDFNRNKFNHVTQAWRQPGSSFKPFIYSAALEKGFSPATVINDAPLTIGPDTGGQVWEPKNYDGRFEGPMTMRRALAKSKNLVSVRILRAIGTQYAQDYITRFGFEADKHPAYLPMALGSGAVTPLQMAGAYSVFANGGYRVNPYLIQKVVDARGNVISETHPQRAGSDAVRVLDARTAFIADTMLRDVVRYGTANSAKQRLGRNDLAGKTGTTNDAVDAWFAGYTPNLVAIAWMGYDQPKSLGVRETGGGLALPIWVGYMSKALKGVPESPERPAPEGVLMVGGDWTFEENAGGAGVASVGLGDPWPGKPEESTTPQADTEQEKRKILEMFGGA
- a CDS encoding hypothetical protein (K15047: HNRNPUL1, E1BAP5; heterogeneous nuclear ribonucleoprotein U-like protein 1); its protein translation is MQAWSNSKSTNEVSLSWPFSDECALADKGKKIQALSKRQAKLRAQRDKVAPKPGKARSNRYLTTLARLREVDTELEFCRNWVAQKERVLTAKRGKLSALLKAIDEGRYSLCFGSKKLLQQRPGEHNTETTPFASVEDWHEAWDTARNGQVWSIGHTAKPSGNSELQWLPDTNQLRVRLTDKLAHERMDALGIPRSGGPQKVMPLRMKCRFIVIDGVDFASHRGAARAALIDAFGKRPVTMRLLQRLSPAGERIWYLQASVDVPTGFNPETARTREAGVLGLDLNARGVAWAVVKPDGNRLREGHPQSGFLGWDLKGLSDAVRKQVIGTTVAELARLGKRLGLAVAIENLDFATKKAGLRAGGVNKRYNEMLSSFASSQFAELMTRACEKAHVRLYLVNPSYSSVGGFTKYGRPNRIGADESASLWLGRQALYGIPWKTVGAQCFVKRHNERLVFSHLPATPKQSKTALAGAQWRDVARALGKNRKRWGENLRNWFLCQVETPSPQTVCEPDVASLPTG
- a CDS encoding frataxin (K06202: cyaY; CyaY protein) gives rise to the protein MPPLSESEFLALATQELDRIEAAVEAAADAAGADIEISRTGNVMELEFENGTKIIINSQAPMQELWVAARAGGFHFRRDGERWVDTRNGGELYAALSGYLSEQAGTALKLG
- a CDS encoding membrane protein, with protein sequence MPRPLRRAIQCLANSLKDDPMLRRVAIVSAFAATLAMPLLGGCGIRGPLTMPKVPPEPTAPTAPDPGLGRADAVPAAPATPAAQPASSPAAPTTR
- a CDS encoding diaminopimelate decarboxylase (K01586: lysA; diaminopimelate decarboxylase [EC:4.1.1.20]); the protein is MTAFFHRQDGALAVEQVPLARIAAEFGTPTYVYSRAALTAAYQAYAAACKGRNAQVQYAMKANSNLAVLQVFAKLGAGFDIVSGGELKRVLAAGGDARKVVFSGVGKSAAEMELALAHDVRCFNVESIPELDRLNEVAGRVGKRARVSLRINPDVDAKTHPYISTGLKGNKFGIAFEDVLPTYRAAAALPHLEVTGIDCHIGSQITEVEPYLEALDKVLDVVEALEREGIRLEHIDVGGGLGITYTDETPPDITGFATTLLERVAARGHGHREVLFEPGRSLVGNAGVLLTQVEFLKPGAAKNFCIVDAAMNDLARPAMYEAYHRIEPVALRDAQPVTYDIVGPVCESGDWLGRDRALALEPGDLLAVMSAGAYGFTMSSNYNTRPRAAEVMVDGANVHLVRERELVEDLFRDERLLQD
- a CDS encoding sulfite oxidase (K17247: yedZ; sulfoxide reductase heme-binding subunit YedZ), with translation MALLSTGAATAAARKPGGLARLAALTPQRVRAVKIAVWLLALLPFVRLLYLGATEQYGANPLEFVTRSTGTWTLVMLCLTLTITPLRRLTGWNWLIRLRRMLGLFAFFYGLQHFLLWIGVDRGFDLAYMVKDVYKRPFITMGFSAFVLMIPLALTSTNGMVRRLGGKRWQALHRLVYAIAVLAILHYWWHKAGKNDFSEVSIYAAVVFVLLGMRVWWRARTPASGARQPAA
- a CDS encoding sulfoxide reductase catalytic subunit YedY (K07147: yedY; sulfoxide reductase catalytic subunit YedY [EC:1.8.-.-]); the encoded protein is MLIPSPKWLRGEDIAGSEITPRDVFASRRRLLGLAAAGAAGSALAPWLMREAHAQAGRHGPKLPATANNTYVITEKRTPYEDVTTYNNFYEFGTDKSDPARNAGTLRPRPWQVSVEGLVKKPKVYDLDELMKLAALEERVYRLRCVEGWSMVIPWTGYPLAELIRRVEPLPGARYVQFITLADKKQMPGVSSGVLDWPYSEGLRMDEAMHPLALLTFGLYGEVLPNQNGAPVRMVVPWKYGFKSAKSIVKIRFVDKQPPTSWNLAAPQEYGFYSNVNPDVDHPRWSQATERRIGEDRGSGFGALFAPKRKTLPFNGYGQQVAALYQGMDLKKFF